The following proteins are encoded in a genomic region of Cercospora beticola chromosome 8, complete sequence:
- a CDS encoding uncharacterized protein (antiSMASH:Cluster_7~BUSCO:EOG09262TEV~MEROPS:MER0064643) produces the protein MAEAAAVDYSLNNPDTLTKYKTAAQIGQKVLEAVSGWITEGAKVVELCQRGDKLLDEEIAKVYKGKKIAKGISHPVTVSPSDYVTPYTPLVSDAEEAETTLKAGEPVKIQLGAQIDGFGAIVCDTVFARAKGDSEKTLSGRQADLALATHYANELLLRLVAPPGLVATGTEEEQKKAQSQKPYSQAKITQLLEKVVKSYDCNLVENTTCWLFDRNEIEGKKKIILAPGEGVKGEGLAEVGEVWGLEIGVSTGNGKVKSLPKRTTLHRRTATTYGLKRPSSRATLSEIQKKFGTFPFSLRQLDSEKDAKVGVIECVRGGVVRAYEPAGSTDGEPVSRLFETVAITKNGVQKLSAPPAVDISQWQSDKKITDEEVLKILELPLNKNSTKAKKPKSKKKKMAKKAAAPKAEEEEEESEEESSDDEDDECIPLAVAEQSDLKTMPSTASATPQVERNPSTQRSGSNSSKVAPHDRAKEKTFMDRWVEPSLAAPKASYEDHGAAPYGVLEHMQPLGELPNTKVKQRVKGEGARKSVLGRSSAAVGGDVQSTPEGTPAPGASTPQPTDPAPSRPIVVDDEKDDDYAPGKHGKKKERSARPRAVKRKSEPSESATPAPAPPSAGATRKKAAAATTHRVPQYAYDVDKLKRVVEAAKARAIEVGKPDLADAVNEIYEQSQLDKNLRVLLEAILTQNATQAQNTEFQDYVRAAKKKLKDAKNKARQAAAKPTETQQARAAAYSPAKSLTLQPAHSSTAPEASTAVPSTEYLEPMKPKISLKVKSPMKDPSRRRSGNGKMSISPRKRSGSVGSDSSLTSLTSNEDDGEEEVNSPARPTSSFAGPSSRVNGLQGKDHAAERGSLAAPSNAVKRSSADAFDDEGERALAAKKQRLREGIERDFEYQESSIRPALSQPRSRLHRVKDGALAPPSLRLELHGNRAASARGSRAVSNDIDSPLSDLSPVNSRQSTPRFNKPVPKLTGKRAKTKQSPEKRQLAAHSGISGAGGAGRNSPIGDDDNEMRSENNDFCSACGGSGFLLCCDGCDRSFHFTCLDPPLSEEAKELDEPWYCYICVARKPISADYPEKKAPTGLFAPLLAGLKKSNPKTFDLPEPIKNYFEGVSADRNGAFADALSGKPTRNRPGYSDDQPDYHRLRDSKGNLVLCYQCGHSSQQIAGTKRAIVTCDHCQQHWHLDCLNPPLANPPALNQNGKKVHDWMCPLHVDQELRKVDVSSLQRRREVDAQTSNRRRIHVRKPKNPVVADTALTRGHRNNGIIEVLEDESDASDSDFYDHDDGPMVYKLPAHGIKLDFIDKVKDTRVQELRDERAYKRRRANIPNDTPSTLAQANFAKRPFNEQQVALNLAQLARENKDLGLGEDQVQNLVGALIAEAPSAVVEEIMAAEDAEKTKSAPSVAPPSPPASEQTTELSAEQRKELLILQELIRRRLENSKT, from the exons ATGGCGGAAGCGGCTGCTGTTG ACTACTCGCTCAACAACCCCGACAC GCTCACCAAGTATAAAACTGCGGCGCAGATCGGCCAGAAAGTCCTCGAGGCTGTTTCGG GATGGATCACGGAGGGTGCCAAGGTCGTTGAGCTCTGTCAACGAGGTGACAAACTTCTGGACGAGGAGATCGCAAAGGTCTACAAGGGCAAAAAGATCGCAAAAGGCATCTCGCACCCAGTCACCGTCTCGCCCAGCGACTATGTCACTCCATACACGCCCCTTGTCTCAGACGCCGAGGAGGCCGAAACCACACTGAAGGCGGGCGAGCCGGTCAAGATTCAGCTTGGTGCTCAAATCGACGGCTTCGGTGCCATTGTCTGCGACACAGTCTTTGCACGAGCCAAGGGAGATTCCGAGAAGACTCTATCCGGACGGCAAGCCGACCTCGCACTGGCAACTCACTACGCGaacgagctgctgcttcgtctcGTTGCTCCACCCGGACTGGTCGCTACAGGCACGGAGGAAGAGCAAAAGAAGGCACAATCGCAGAAGCCATACAGTCAGGCAAAGATCACACAGCTGCTCGAGAAGGTTGTCAAGAGCTATGACTGCAATCTGGTGGAGAACACGACATGCTGGCTCTTCGATCGCAACGAGATtgagggcaagaagaagatcatccTGGCACCGGGCGAGGGCGTGAAGGGAGAGGGCCTTGCGGAGGTCGGTGAAGTCTGGGGCCTGGAGATCGGCGTGAGCACTGGAAACGGCAAAGTCAAGAGCTTGCCAAAGAGGACGACACTGCATCGCAGGACTGCTACCACCTACGGACTGAAGCGACCCAGCTCGAGGGCCACTCTTTCGGAGATCCAGAAGAAATTCGGCACATTCCCATTCAGCTTGCGCCAGCTTGACAGTGAGAAGGACGCCAAGGTCGGTGTGATTGAGTGCGTCCGCGGTGGTGTTGTTCGCGCATACGAGCCTGCAGGCTCTACGGATGGCGAGCCAGTGAGCCGTCTATTCGAGACTGTCG CCATCACCAAGAATGGTGTGCAGAAGCTGTCAGCACCTCCAGCTGTGGATATCTCGCAGTGGCAATCTGATAAAAAGATCACGGATGAGGAAGTTCTGAAGATCTTGGAGCTGCCCCTGAACAAGAACAGCACCAAGGCTAAGAAGccaaagagcaagaagaagaagatggccaagAAGGCGGCTGCACCAAaggccgaagaggaggaagaggagtcggaggaggagagcagcgatgatgaaga TGACGAGTGCATACCACTGGCCGTGGCCGAGCAGTCCGATCTGAAAACAATGCCCAGCACGGCATCTGCCACACCTCAAGTCGAGCGCAACCCCTCCACACAACGCAGCGGCAGTAATTCAAGCAAGGTCGCGCCCCATGACagggcgaaggagaagacctTTATGGACCGCTGGGTAGAGCCGTCGCTCGCTGCGCCCAAGGCCTCGTACGAAGATCATGGCGCGGCGCCATACGGCGTGCTGGAGCACATGCAACCACTAGGCGAGTTGCCCAATACAAAGGTCAAGCAGAGAGTGAAAGGAGAAGGGGCACGTAAATCTGTACTGGGGCGAAGCTCTGCCGCTGTAGGCGGAGACGTGCAGAGCACTCCTGAAGGGACACCAGCACCAGGAGCCAGCACACCGCAGCCTACGGACCCGGCGCCTTCGCGTCCGATCGTGGTTGATGACGAAAAGGACGATGACTACGCGCCTGGGAAGCatggcaagaagaaagagcgaTCTGCGCGACCGCGAGCTGTGAAGCGAAAGAGTGAACCCTCAGAATCTGCTACTCCTGCCCCAGCGCCCCCCTCTGCTGGCGCGACCAGGAAGAAGGCCGCTGCCGCTACGACTCATCGAGTACCACAATATGCGTACGATGTCGATAAGCTCAAGCGAGTGGTTGAAGCCGCCAAAGCACGTGCAATCGAGGTCGGCAAGCCCGACCTCGCGGATGCTGTCAACGAAATTTACGAACAAAGCCAACTGGACAAGAATCTTCGCGTCCTACTTGAGGCTATCTTGACACAAAATGCCACGCAAGCTCAAAATACCGAGTTCCAGGATTATGTACGCGCTGCCAaaaagaagctgaaggacgCCAAGAACAAGGCACGGCAAGCCGCAGCAAAACCAACCGAAACACAGCAGGCTCGAGCGGCCGCCTATTCACCCGCCAAAAGTCTCACTCTGCAGCCTGCACACTCCTCGACAGCACCTGAAGCTTCTACTGCAGTGCCATCTACCGAATACCTCGAACCAATGAAGCCCAAAATCTCTCTCAAAGTCAAGTCGCCCATGAAAGATCCCAGCCGGCGTCGTTCAGGCAACGGCAAGATGTCAATCTCACCGAGGAAGCGCTCGGGTAGCGTTGGTAGTGACTCGTCGCTCACATCGCTTACCTCGAATGAAGATGAcggcgaggaagaggtcaACTCGCCAGCTCGGCCGACCAGCAGCTTTGCCGGACCCTCGTCGAGAGTCAACGGCCTCCAAGGTAAGGACCATGCTGCAGAGCGTGGCTCTTTGGCAGCCCCCAGTAATGCCGTCAAACGGTCCTCTGCGGACGCCTTCGATGATGAGGGCGAGCGTGCTCTGGCCGCCAAAAAGCAGAGGCTCAGGGAGGGCATCGAACGCGATTTCGAGTACCAAGAAAGCAGTATCCGCCCTGCTCTGTCGCAACCACGGTCACGCTTGCACCGTGTAAAAGATGGGGCTCTCGCACCACCATCGCTCCGGTTGGAGTTACACGGCAACCGCGCAGCAAGTGCTCGAGGAAGCCGAGCAGTGTCCAACGACATTGACTCGCCATTGTCTGACTTGTCACCAGTAAACTCCAGGCAAAGTACACCCAGGTTTAACAAGCCGGTGCCGAAGCTCACAGGGAAGAGAGCGAAGACCAAGCAGTC ACCAGAGAAGCGACAGTTGGCAGCCCACAGTGGCATTTCTGGCGCTGGTGGCGCAGGGAGAAACAGTCCAATCGGGGATGATGACAACGAAATG CGATCCGAGAACAACGACTTCTGCTCAGCCTGTGGCGGTTCCGGCTTTCTCCTTTGCTGCGATGGGTGCGACCGGTCGTTCCACTTCACCTGTCTAGATCCGCCGCTCAGCGAGGAAGCAAAGGAACTCGACGAGCCATGGTACTGCTACATCTGCGTTGCGAGAAAACCGATTTCTGCCGATTACCCAGAGAAGAAAGCCCCAACCGGCCTGTTTGCGCCACTGCTTGCTGGCCTCAAGAAGTCCAATCCCAAGACCTTCGACTTGCCGGAGCCCATCAAGAACTATTTCGAGGGTGTCAGTGCAGATCGCAATGGCGCTTTTGCAGATGCCTTGAGTGGCAAGCCGACACG TAATCGACCTGGGTACTCTGATGATCAGCCTGATTATCACAGACTGCGCGACAGCAAAGGCAATCTTGTACTGTGCTACCAATGCGGGCACTCTTCTCAACAGATTGCCGGCACGAAGCGCGCCATCGTGACCTGCGATCACTGCCAACAGCACTGGCATTTGGACTGTCTGAATCCACCTCTTGCGAACCCCCCTGCGCTCAATCAGAATGGGAAGAAGGTGCATGACTGGATGTGCCCACTACATGTCGACCAGGAGCTGCGCAAAGTCGACGTCTCGTCGCTGCAGCGACGCAGAGAGGTGGACGCCCAAACTTCCAACCGTCGCAGAATCCATGTCCGAAAGCCGAAAAATCCGGTCGTCGCTGACACCGCTCTTACTCGCGGACATCGCAATAACGGCATTATTGAGGTGCTTGAGGATGAGTCCGATGCATCTGACTCGGATTTCTACGACCACGACGATGGGCCGATGGTGTACAAGCTGCCTGCCCATGGCATCAAGCTTGATTTCATCGACAAAGTCAAGGA TACGCGCGTACAAGAACTTCGCGACGAGCGGGCATACAAGCGGCGCAGAGCCAACATCCCTAACGACACGCCCAGCACGCTGGCACAAGCCAATTTCGCGAAGCGCCCCTTCAACGAACAGCAAGTCGCACTCAACCTCGCACAACTCGCGAGAGAGAATAAAGATCTGGGACTGGGTGAAGACCAGGTGCAGAATCTCGTTGGTGCTCTGATC GCTGAAGCCCCCTCTGCCGTGGTTGAGGAAATCATGGCGGCCGAGGACGCCGAGAAGACCAAGTCTGCACCTTCGGTGGCGCCACCGTCACCACCAGCAAGCGAGCAGACTACCGAGCTCTCTGCTGAACAACGCAAGGAACTACTGATTTTGCAAGAGTTAATACGAAGAAGATTGGAGAATTCGAAAACCTGA